A stretch of DNA from Ciona intestinalis chromosome 8, KH, whole genome shotgun sequence:
actttaaaataacaaagataaATACTATTGACTCTATTGGTTGTAGATTATTTGACTAACAAGAACTAACCAGCCCTGCCTGCAACATActaaaacattgaaaacaaaCATACAGTAATATTCCCAGCTGTAGCAAAAAACAGACACATAAGAAGATCACGCTGCAATTTCCAAACAAACTGCCATCTTAAACATAGTAAACTTTGTTTCCAgtaaaagtttaacttgaaaatatttaaacaaaatagatcatttttgtctgctaggtgtagctaCCCAGTACCCTGCTTTTTTCttctaattaaatataaaaatatttatggtaagtgtgttttaaccactgttgtttcTACGCAAAACCccgtttttttattatttttaatcttcgctaccgtaatcgaagatacaaataaaagtattattattgttaataCTATTACCAACTGCCCCTAACAGatacaaaacaacagaatTTCCCAACTTACCACCAGTGTGTGGgaagggtgggggagataCAGTGGGTGAGATGTGTTGAATGAGCTCTAGTTGACGGTTTGTACCTGAACGTGGTTGTGTGTAACCTGGTGAAGATCGGGAACCATATGGAACAGCATGctgtaaagaaatatttaaagttttctaTCAGTATAAAATGTATGACAAAAAAGTcatattaattacattttgtgagtattttttaacattactttgttttgaaattgtttttaaataaaatttcccaaatttttgttttaaatgtagctTTTTCCATCAGTATGAATTGTATAGGAACACATTGTAACACAAAATCCCTTTGATCAAATTTCCTTCACGGTTTACTTATACGAACAGCTGATATAAtgacaaatttatattttattacctattttgtaaataattttaaaattacctttttaaatttttgaaataaaatttcccaaaattttgttttaaatttggtgacactatctatatttatatctatatatatatatattctaaaaacttgaaaaaatgtaattaaacttATAGGAATGCAGAAAACACCTATAAAGTTTTTACCTTAGGTGGAGGGGGTATTTGTGTGACAGGTGCCTGCTTAACTATGGGTGAGGGAGCAGTTAGCGGGGCAACGGGGGCTAGCGAGGTTCTTCTGTATTTCTCACATTGATTCTCAAGTGTTTGCACCCAACGTCGTTGCTCATCTGCTGACTTTGTGATTACGACAATCCTTTCTATGAGGTTTCCTAtacaagatatatatatgtgttatgtTGAATGCAAACTTATAATAAAGGGATGGGCCAACCCTAACCCCATTGTATGCCATACTGCCATACCAATGTTAATAGTTCAAGACTGTGAAACAATGAAATTAAACTATTATGTCACTTTATGTGTATGTGCattttatatgtattgtattttgtattggTACACTACTATGTGCTCATGTGAATTACATTGgctgtttaaacaaacaataaaggCCTTTGGAACCCCAAATAATGTAGTTAAACCTTATTTGATGATTCCtcagtaaataaaacattaaatgtaTAAACACAACCGATTCAATTACTAAGTGCTTACACTTTAACACATACTTGGTGAACTGAATCAGTTAAAAGCTGAAGTagcatttataattttattcttaaaatgTCTCACACATAACAATACTTTGCAaggtataaatttaaaaaacaaatttcaatcAACCACAttgttaaatacatttaaccAGGCCATACAAGGTTTAATGATATAGTTTGTCATTTCTTATTTgataataatttttgtaaattcaaACTTAATGAAACAATAGCCTGCACTGCTGCACATAAGACCATACACGCCAAGCTTTTTAAATGCAAGGGAGGTAGGAACAGTTAGACACTATCCattcctgtgaaacaaatctaacttattcattgacttgtaatgtttactgataacTTGGTACCCCAGTTTTGGCACAAATGCATACAACACAACAAAGCTACTAAAATATgacaatatattataatatcacCTGTTATTTCAAATGCATGTTGATAAGATGAGCAGTCATCTAACTTCTTTGCTTGTAACGCGGTCAGTGGTAGTTTCCCTTCGTAACGGAAGCCGCTGAGTCGCTGTGACGCAGACAAAATTAGCAGCGCGCTCGAAAATAGAAGCAAGTGTCTCTCTTTCCGTTCCTGCATTGAAGGGAGGTCATTTAAAGATTTGTCTTGatcttattttttaatcttgtaGATAGGAGTGATTGACTAGGTTAAAtttgtgttaatttttttttttctgtaagtttttttttgttttattcttgctGTTATAAAACCAATACCACTTTACTAAAGACAAAAGACTTTACAGACATGTGTGGATGTATCATATCCTGAATTGTTTATAAGTTAGTGCAGCGGTGTtgttaaatgtatatttatcaTACAATACAATCCTATTCCTATCATATACAAAACATAGGAATGTAAGGCCATAAAACACTACATATTAACCAATAGGcaataaacatcatatttgtttaaatataaaataaaaaacatcacattgtgtttaaataaagaagaaaTTACTGACATCATTTCCAATTAGACAAGTTGCTGATGATAGAAACAGAACTTGACCAAGGTGTGTGAGAGACTCTCCCTCCCACCCTTGTATCTGGCTGTTTAGTATATGCTGTTCAGTTTCTTTACGCTTCCATGTGTCTTGGCATATGATCTGTAATCGGTAATAGTTAGTGCAGGATTAGGCATGTAATGCACAGTGTTTTATTAAGCATAAAAGCTAGTTTATACAGGGTGTTTGAAAAGTCACTGTGCACTGTTgtcatgttttaataataactagttctaataatttaaattttaatagtaAAATGAAGAAGGGTCCAAGCCTGTACTAATGCCGACTTTTAACactatttataattttcattcCTATTTACCTCCTGGATTCTATACTGAAACATgcttgttaataaatatgaaagTGCCCATTGCCTCCCCAACATTCTGTATGTAAGAATGTAGCTTTTTTATTCCATATGGGGTATTGTGGGGTAATGGCCCCAACTCGAccataaatcccaggtccctgTTGTTCCTTagtgtagaacctcacccatatacaaaaatattcaattataaaCTTACTGATATTTTCTCATACTGATGCAATGCAGCTGAAAGGTGGGACTTGTCTGGATGATTTTCCTATAACAGGAAAACAACAAGAGTTCATGAAGAGCATTATGCAAATATGATGCCATTATGTATAATAGGCTAGAAGTTGGCATAAAATTTAAAGGCTATTAAATGattatttagatttaaaaccttAATATAGGctattaagtttcaaaaaatcCATTAAGTTtcgaaatgtaaaaaaaattaaacacttaCAAAAATGGATATttcaatatattgttttgtacaatattagagcaaaaaatatattgttgaGCCATCATATAAAACCTAAAGGTGTTGCAGCTCTGCGATTTGCAGTTACTGTGTAGTGCTACAATTCACAGAAGTAAATAGTTATCAGCAAGTGTGGCTTACAATTATATGGCGTTCCAATTCTCTTAGAATATTTGGGTATTGTTCCAATCTTTTAAATGGTTTGCTGAGGCCACTGGTTATAAACATGACACCAGGACCACTGGGATTCTTGCTTTCCATATACCTTGAAATATGGAGAAACTTAATGACATTTCACTCACCACTGTAGTGAGTCATGGCACATATACAGTGCGTGCCATGGATTAAATGCAGAAAACCTACAAGCAGAAAACTcaagctttatttttttggtctATTGCCAAAACAATCTCTGGCTGTCAACGGTTACTATTAGTTGGTGTGATTTTAGCACACTATAAGAAAGcacttttttaacaacaaaaagtcTGCTAAAAGTTTAACATCTATAACTATATGACAGACTGGAATAAATTATACACCAATGAAAATAATTAGATACAACTTTTATAATACTACACCATGACATAGATTTTacttccaaaaaaaataaatgcagtataaaaaaataaactgaaaacctactttaatttaaatatgaatggCAGTGAAATTCAACCTTAGATTTtgcttatttaaattaatgcaaactttaaaaaaattaaaaatttaacgaaaattttgtttaacaaagtttGACAAAATTATCATAcagaaaacacacacacacacattgTGTATCTACCTTTGTAAGGATTCTTTATGATTAAGAATAACTTGTACAGCGGAAGGATGGTTGGCACAATATTCATTATACAGAGGATCCAACTTATCTCCATACTTCTCAAAACACTGGCCAACATTTTGTTGAATACATGGCAGTCTAaagaaaaattagaaaatgaaacccacattttaatataacgaTTCAGTTTTTACAGTTTTCTAGGTGGCAAATGGTAGGTAATAGGTATTTGCAGCATAGTGATGTTATGCAACGTGGTGACTGGTACTATATTGTTATCTTAATATTGACAGTTGTTTTGGTTAATGGATACAGATACTATACTACTAGCTTATACTGAAgttaattaacaaaacatatatatgcaTTCACAGCAAAGTGATGTTATGcaacgtggtaactggtagtattattattgttttaccaATCAATGAGATTATTGACACATTTATAtcaactttttaaagttattattgGATATTGGATACAGAGATACTATACTGTTTCAATTTATACtgaattaaattaacaaaacatatatatatgtataataaatataatatagctTTTAAGCTTTATGCTTTAGTCTTGACATCTTAGTAAAGTATTGGCTTTAAACACTTCTGTAAATTTAACTCAAAACAATTAAGATAAAGCCAGGATAACTAGAAAATTGTAGACATCTCATCAGagtttaaaacttactttgaACAATCTTCTATCTCACGTACGAACTTGGTCTGACATTCAAAGATCTTTTCCAGGTTCCCCGCCAGTGTGGTTGAGTTAGGTTTGGATAGAAACTCATTTCCACTTGATTGGGTCAATGGTCTTAAATAACTGGTAAGCAGATTCTGTATTTCTTTGACATGAGCCCACTCTGTTTCAAGGAAATTCTGCAGGACCTGTGCATTGAATAGAGTGGTAATGATATAGACATAAACAATCGCGGTATAGGCTTTATTCATGCTTAGAcacattacttttaaatggATTTAAATAACAGTGTTTTAATAGTAGTATATTGTTTCAGTGGCGATTTTCTCAGAGGTCTTTGGGCCTGCATGTTTTCTAGCAATGATATAAACCACTAATCACTTAAAGCTGAccaaatgtttttacaaattattcaaTGACATCATTTCTTTAGAAAACAAGAATGTTTTTTAGAACCTAATTGACTTCTGAGAATTAAACTGACTGAGCCAATTGGTTAGCAGAACAAACAGAAGAAACAATACCTTCCAATAAAGCTAAATagtaaattcaaaatatttggtataggctttattttaatgtttacccAAAAAACGCAgctgaacaaaataaaacaatcctATGATGTACATTAAAtggacaaatattttatacaaacaatacaTAACATACCTGTTGGTAAAAtgcttgttttgtttctaGTGCTTTTGCAATATCTTCTTTCTTCTGAGCTGGTTTCTGTGAGTTACCAGGACTTGCCGACCTATCAGCTGCaaagaatataaattaatttatattaaactcaacttaattaaaaatcaacaatAAAATTGATAAAGTAAATACATTAAAGCAAAGTTAaccacaaataaataatttatgaaaataaaaaatactaaagatTCCAAGCATTTTGTTAAACCTACACACCATATatggtaaaatacaaatatttacatatatatatatttaccagAGTCACTTTTCTTTGAACCTCTAATTTCCTTCACATAGTTGCTGGGGAACCAACCAATTTTTCCATTGTATTTTCCCTCCCACCATCCACCTTCTGTCTTTGATGTAAGCTGGTAATACAATACATaatcaatttataaaacaattatacataataaagttattgtaGTACTTTTCGGTGTGATACCATACTATTTGTACCTTAAAACCTATATTTCCTGATAGTCCATTTTGtaactaacaacgctcttttaaaacTGTGGTGCCGGAGTTATTATgattcttctttgtttactgccaaatgggatgggaaaagagagtaaaaacatgtccaattttaccccaccttactatatccTTTTAAGTGATTAAATACATAGAGAAGGGTCACAAAACAGAACTTAATAGAGCATTGATTTGATTGGTTAAGGTGATATGCATGAAATCATAATAGTAAGTCAATCATTATTCTATGCAattattggttttaaatgcTGGTTTGAAACGCTTGATTGTTCTGATAAATATTAGTAAAAAGCAGTGATAACATGAAGATATTAACATTTTCTgcttacaaaacatatataaaagcTTTTAACAAATCTAGAACATATATAAAGTACAAACAATAAGCACACATTACCAAGAAGTGAAagataatactttaaataccTGCATTTAGCTAATAAGTCTATAAAGAAATTGACAAGTGTGAATAAGCAGTGTCTGCTGTTAGCAAATTTCAATGTAAATTAGCTATGACTTTTACCTGAATGATTGAGCCCTTTCCAAAAGTTAGTTCGTCTTCATTCTGTCGTTGGTACGCATATTTAGCCTTCACTTTTGGCAAAACGTATTCACCCATTCTGTTGCAAGCATGAACTGTCTTTTGTCTCTGCAAAAACGGGTCATGTTACTAAAATATGatattaaaacatgaattgcttttaatttacaattaaacataTCGCCTAGTCTATTTTACAAGCATTAGGATTGCGGCTTACCTGACTTCCGGATATTCAACACAAACCGAATCAGAACTTCGTTCTATCAAaagatgaaacaaaaaaacgaaaaaagttttactccGACGACATGGATGTTTCGACAACAATTGGGgtgaaaatttattatatgtttttctgtataataaataaataatgtagttaaaaacaaaacaaaagtatatgagcagagccatagaaataccgagtagtccaacccattgttacgtaaaagacaaattgaacgccatcttgtttccaaaataacacagtaggtatagggaaaatgcatgtttttcggtaaattagagaaaaacttgagtctaaaaacaaatttaaagatggaaaagtgtaaaaaacaagtgttatttgttttctgtatcaaaaaaagtcaaaaaatggaattagaagcggttgatttgtgacattttagtcatttaatgggggtaaatttatatgttttttcaaaaaaatgtttggtaatgtaaatagaagctgttttacgcctttccacaaaaggaaattgcaaataaaactcaacaagttcgtttaaattcattgcgaaagtcaccgcttttgctctattttgaacacacaaagacggcagttggactactcggtgtttttacgactctgTATATGAGCAAACAAATAGTACTTTTGCATTTTTCCGTATAAGGAAACAGATAGACTCTTGCAAAATCTAATAGGCGAAATAACCAAAACcgtaacatttattaaatggGCACGAAAACATAAAGAATCTGCAATATCATTTCGCGTATTGATACAAGGTAAAATGTTtgatatttacaaataaataagtgtCGGAATTCTCGCGTGACTAAAGAGTTTATGTGGTactgtttgtaaaatattataatatgcatttactatttatttactgttttaattgttGTGTAGATTGATTAACCATGAGCGAAAACGTTGCGTTTAATTTCTGCCAAGCAAAACCACCTTTGGATTTCTACAATGACATACAACGCACAAACCAACTATCGAAAACGGTCTGGgtgtaaatattcttcataccttttttttatgtttaataatttgtaatatACATACAGCAATACGAGGAACTGTTGGAACATCTATTTGCTTTCTTGGCCAACATTGAACTTGCAAGCGAGCTAGATGATATTCTGAATCACTTTTCTACTTCACATCAAGTGGATATTAAGGAAactaaaaacatgtttaaaacattacttatATTATGCAAAGGTGGTCTTGTTTTATACAGTATATGTTGTGGCATTTTTACCAGaacttttataataatttttctaaattgcAGAGGCTTcaaaaaacaagttaactCCAGGTCAGTTGTACAGTGATCTTCTCCAGTTAAAACAAGAGCAAAGTCGTGCTTCATCGCTTTGCCAAGCATGGAAAAGAGTTGAATCCCCAGATGCTGTTACATTGCATCACGCACCACACAGGCTTGTGGACATGGAGTGGAAATTTGGGGTCACTGCTTCCAGCAGCGAATTACACAGAGTTGGAGCATGTTATGTGCAGGTGAAACATATGCATTTCaatgtacaaaaaaacttttgcagTTATACAGCCCTTGTTATCTGTGTATTATACCAAATTACCACTCATAAAGGGGCTGTCCAATACTATTGTATGCtctaaatgtaaaacaactatCTCTTTCCCGTAAACTAGGAAAACTTGGTATTCCCTTATGCTTAAGCTAATTTCACATCTACTGTTACAGTTAAAGATGATTGTCACTAAAGGAACAAAgacagaaaatgttttaatggaACTGACATTACCTCAATTCTACAACTTCCTACATGAAATGGAAAAAGCAAAGCTGAACCTTGATGCTACTATATCTTGAACAATGCTCTGTTGATGTCGCAAATTGTAAATTTCCCTCTTGATTTTTCACTTAAAAGCATGAACCTGGTTATACTATTGTTTGTTCATGCCCATTCGTATATAGtgcaataataaattttttcaTGAATTGGTATtatacaaattgttttatttggaaaaagGATGACAGTTCCCCTTGAGGAAGCGTGTTCCTGGTCAAACAAAACGTTAAGATGATTCAGCTAATGTGGTTTTTCAACAAGGAAATAAGAACTATGGCTGGCCTGTACACATTAAATTTTAGTTcaataaaaaagagaaataaacAATTTGTACAGAATAGTATAGCGAAATATTTTACAGCACCATTTGCACACACATTATTGTCAAGCATGTGAATGTGCAGGAAAATTGTTGTTGCAAGGCTTTGCACTTCCCAACACCTTGAAGTATTGCTACGTTTACAAATAGATAGAACTTAAAAATTTGAtgatacattttaaaacatgcctttttaaaaagttcaaaaagtGCATAAAACTAATTTGTGAACGAAACAAAAGCATGGGGCATTCAAACCAATTCCAAACGTTTTTGGTGGCCATGCAACAAGTAAGCAACTTAAAAGTGAAGAAAATACTGATACGAATTGAACAAAGGGAACTGTTGAGTATTATCCATTAAAATCAAACCGTTAGACTTGTTATAGTAGTGCTAcagtgaaaaaaaacaagtaaaaattgGGCTTGTTATCCAGATTTTTGGTATCTAAGGAAAAGGAGCACAACAAATAAATAGTGTCAGGCTGCAGTTTGACATAGAATTCTATTACTACAAGTGACACAAAGGAATAAAAATTTTCACAGTTAAAGAGGCACTGTTTGCCATCACTAAAATCAAAAcggaaaaaaaactaaaaggaCAAATTTATAGCTGTAGATCTCGCATAGCAACTTGCGAAATTGAGTGTTGAAACAGGAAACACTTTAATAAATCATATTACGTTGCTGATATAGGAAAagattggtaaaaaaacaatacagaaGGCAGTCTAAGTCGCTTCAAAGCAGAAACTCTGATTCAAAATTGTCTTTCTAACATTGCAACTGTGTTGGTTTCTGTGTACTGTAATCTCCGAGATGAGCAGTGATCATAGTAGTGCAAGGTCTCAACCATACAACACTGTGCAACACAGTCGGGTAAAAAAGATCTCATAAGTAAAGGCAGAGGAACGAAGTACTGAAGCATCTACGGTTTAATATACGTAGGTTCCCCATGCAGTCCCTTCATTCTCATATGCCATGCAACACTGCTGGATGATGAAACTGTCCGAAACTGATGGATAATGTTACGAGGAATGAAGTAGATGTCATTATCATATAGTTTGACGCGAGAGTAGCGAATGCCTTCTCTTCTCATCTGGTTTAACTTGGCTTCATCCACCCATCGTACACActaaaaatatggtttaaatgaaaatataaaaaaatagaactaTTACTGAAAACTGTTGATGATGTTTAGGATTGTCAGTGTTGGAAAGCATTAtttattggtttgtttaattaaaagtatatatatatatcgtatTATCATGGTTTCCAAATAAGGCaagttaacataaatttatattacttttgtGATTAGCTGAAATAGCATGTCTAATTTCATTAACaaccattaaaataattagaaaaaatatacaaataacagaagtcatatataatatactccAAAACAGGCGAGTTGTAAATCTAATTGTCAATACAATATTGTCATGTGTTACCCTGAATTACATAAGGTTTTTCACTTACAATAAGTTCTGCTCAAAGGAA
This window harbors:
- the LOC100181029 gene encoding rho guanine nucleotide exchange factor 7, encoding MGEYVLPKVKAKYAYQRQNEDELTFGKGSIIQLTSKTEGGWWEGKYNGKIGWFPSNYVKEIRGSKKSDSADRSASPGNSQKPAQKKEDIAKALETKQAFYQQVLQNFLETEWAHVKEIQNLLTSYLRPLTQSSGNEFLSKPNSTTLAGNLEKIFECQTKFVREIEDCSKLPCIQQNVGQCFEKYGDKLDPLYNEYCANHPSAVQVILNHKESLQRYMESKNPSGPGVMFITSGLSKPFKRLEQYPNILRELERHIIENHPDKSHLSAALHQYEKISIICQDTWKRKETEQHILNSQIQGWEGESLTHLGQVLFLSSATCLIGNDERKERHLLLFSSALLILSASQRLSGFRYEGKLPLTALQAKKLDDCSSYQHAFEITGNLIERIVVITKSADEQRRWVQTLENQCEKYRRTSLAPVAPLTAPSPIVKQAPVTQIPPPPKHAVPYGSRSSPGYTQPRSGTNRQLELIQHISPTVSPPPFPHTGVSDANSTFGEKTWCQMCLRPSAPCRHLTVSNGKEHSNVERSRSPKLTRKKKKDKKAERKHSEQEDNLAPPEKILPDKGRPEDEREILLVLDAYCTPTLARNNVHSFITNTQXRSRHTSILEEKIIIENPDNDALIEEKSLVDTVYELRDQVNSLKQEQKRMKQTMEDETRARKKLETLIRRAARESGVIDSGSRPSSLKEHKKSFLGN
- the LOC100183378 gene encoding COMM domain-containing protein 7-like — encoded protein: MSENVAFNFCQAKPPLDFYNDIQRTNQLSKTQYEELLEHLFAFLANIELASELDDILNHFSTSHQVDIKETKNMFKTLLILCKEASKNKLTPGQLYSDLLQLKQEQSRASSLCQAWKRVESPDAVTLHHAPHRLVDMEWKFGVTASSSELHRVGACYVQLKMIVTKGTKTENVLMELTLPQFYNFLHEMEKAKLNLDATIS